TAGCGCCAGTGGGAAAGGTTTATCAGGCAGGAACACTCTCAGGAAACCCTGTAGCGATGGAAGCAGGACTTAAAGCTCTTGAAATCGCTAGCGTAGATGGGTTTTATGAAGAGATTGAAAGAAAAACAAAGGTGATTGCCGAACCGGTCGAGAATGCGCTAAAGGCGAAAGGAATGGCTGCTTGTATTCAGGCTGTAGTGGGAATGTTTACATTGTTCTTGGGCACTAAAGAGGTGAGATGCTTTGAAGATTTGAAGGGGCTGGACAAAGAGGGCTTTAATCGGTATTTTCGTTTTATGTGGGATCGAGGGATTTACATTTCTCCTTCTCCATATGAGGCATGCTTTATTTCCTCAGCACATACAGAGGCTCACTTAGAGAAAACGCGTGATGCAATTTTGGAATTCATAGGAACATGTTAAAAAAAATCACTATTCTCCTTCTGCTTTTTGTTGCTCCTGCTTTTGGAAAGGACAACTATCTCTACATGCGAGGGTATCTAGGGTCTGAACTGATTAATGCGGTGACCGAAACATTTGAGGAAGGGAGAGCCGCGGAGCGAATTATTATTCAGGTAGATTCTTCTTCGGGAGATCTTCGAGAGGTGTTTTCCCTTGCACAAAAGATCTATGACCTCAAGCTTAGGGAAGATAAATACGTTATTGTGTACATTCAGGGGAAAGCTGTAGGACCTGCAGCTATTTTCCCTTTTATTGCCGATAAAGTTATTACAACCCCACTTGTTGCCTGGGGAGATATTCCCTATAGCACGAGAAATGAAATGACGCCTAAACAGGTCTCAGTTGCACTTAAACCGTTAATAAATCAGGATCGAACGGTAGCATCTACGCTTGAAATGCTTGTTGATGCAATGGTGGATCCTCACTATCAGCTTGTTTATGAGGGGAACACTGGAAAGGTTGAAAAGGATAAAACCCCCCACTTTGATCCACTCATTCTTAATTTAAAAGGAATGCAATCTTTGGGACTTGTGAGTCAAGTTTTAACAGAGGATGCTTTTGCAAGCAGGTATCTTTCTGAAAAGCACCAAGGAACATATAGGGCAGCTCAAGAGTCAAAAGAAGCACTCAACCATGACTTCCGCAAATACATTAAATATAGTGAAACAGGCGAGAATTATGTAGGTTATATCCACATAGGCAATGAGCGCTCCATTGATCAATCGACCTATATCTACATGAAATTTGCTCTAAAAGATTTTGTTGAGCAAGGAGTGAGTTTTGTTGTTCTAGATCTCAATACACCTGGAGGAGAAGTCTTGTCGGCGCTTAAAATTGTCGACCTTCTTCAAAAACTCGACGTTCAACATAAGATTCCTGTGGTGGCTTTTGTCAATGATTGGGCGGTCTCTGCGGGGGCAATGCTCGCCTATGCATGTCGCTTTATTGCAGTGGAACCCAACTCTATTATGGGAGCAGCAGAACCCGTTGTTTTAGGGCAAAAGGGGGAGATGGTTACGGCTTCTGAAAAAGTAAATTCCGCTCTTCGCGCTCAGTTTGGAACGTTAGCAAGCTTTTATGGCAGGAATCCTCTGATTGCTGAAGCAATGGTAGACAAAGACATTGTTTTAGTGCTTCGTGATCACAAAATTGTTCGCTTAAATACTATCGATGAAGTGAGGAATACAGGAGCTCATCCTGATATGCTGATTTCTGGAAAGGGAAAGCTATTGACCTTGAATGGACAACAGATGCTTGATCTGGGAGTTGCAGACTTCATGGTCCCCATCACTCCTATTGGGATGATTACGGATAAAGAATGGGGAAAAGGGGTTTGGCCAGCGAGTAAAAATCTAGTGTTTCAAGAGCCCTTTTTCGCTCAAATTCCGCACGCTGTGATGATCGATTATCATGATTGGCGTGTCGGCTTCTTTACCGTTCTAACCCACCCTGTGATTGCCTCACTTCTTTTTATTGGCCTCGTGATAGGGCTTTATATCGAGATCAACACGCCAGGGTTCGGGGTGCCTGGTTCCATTGCTTTGGGCTGTCTTGCCCTGATTTTACTTTCGAGTTTTGCGAGTCATGCGATAAATTGGATTGAAATTATCATCCTAGCTGTAGGGATTACCCTCCTTGCCCTTGAGCTTTTTGTGATTCCTGGATTTGGGATAACGGGAATCTTGGGGATTATTTTGACGATTATTGGTCTTTTTGCTTTAATGCTCCCAGGGCTTGACAAGCTTAACTTCCTTGAACCTGAAACCTTTCGACTTGTTGGCGAGACGTTTGTTGAACGTTTAGTCTGGCTTTTCGGGGGGCTCGTTTTTGCCATTATTGTGATTGTTTTGATGGCCTGTTTCTTTTCCGACCGTTATTTCCGCTTTTCGAAACTGATTCTGAAAGGGGAGCAGGAAGGATATGCGTCAGGAATTCCAAAGGAAATAATGCCCGAAGTTGGGGCGTTAGGGGAGACGGTCACTTCCTTGCGCCCCTCAGGAAAGGTCCACATTGGAGACAATATGTTTGATGCAATGTCCCAAGGGGATTTTGTCGAAAAAAACACTCCAGTTGAAGTGCTGAAAACCGAAGGAAGTAAAGTGATTGTCAAAGCAATTAAAGAGCATAAGGATTTTTCATGATTGTTGCAATTGGGGTAGGACTTCTTGGTCTTGTCCTTATCTATTTAGAGTTTTTTGTACCCGGGGGGGTTTTAGGGGCTCTTGGAGGAATAGCTTTTGTGATCTCAACTGTTTTGTTTGTCTGGGAGGCTGGGAAGCTGTGGTCCTCTGTCCTATTCATTGCAGTAATGATTTTCCTTCTTATTCTGACAATTCGGCTTGCTTTATGGAAGATTAAGCAGAAACCTGAAATGTTTGCGCAGGATGAGCAATCAGGTTATGTGGCATCGAGTTTTGACAAGGCCTTAGTCGGAAAAGAAGGAGAGGCTTTGACGAACCTGAAGCCATCGGGTCATGTGATGATTGAAGGGAATCGACATCAAGCCGTCTCAGAAAGCAGTTACATTAAAAAGGGAGAGTCAGTTAAGATTATCGGTGGCGAGGGGGCACGTTTAATCTGCAGAAGGCTTTAGGAATATATTAATTCACGGAAAGGTTCACTCATGGAAGGCTCGACACTCGGTATTTACGCTCTTATTATCCTCTTAGGAATCATTGGGCTAATCTTCATTGTTATTCTTGGAAAGTACATCAAGCTATGGTTTCAGGCCTATGTCTCAGGAACCCCTATTTCTATCTTTAACATTATCGGAATGAGTCTTCGAAAGATCCCTCCACAGATCATTGTGAATGCTAGAATTAATTCTTATAAAGCAGGACTAAAAGGGATCTCGACTTCTGACCTTGAGACCCACTTTCTAGCTGGCGGAAGGGTTCTTGAAGTTGTTCGTGCGATGATTGCCGCTGACAAGGCGAACATTCCACTTGATTGGCGTCAAGCCACCGCGATTGACTTGGCAGGGCGGGATATTCTTGAGGCGGTTCGCACGTCGGTCAATCCTAAGGTTATTGATTGTCCTAGCCCTGATATTAACCTATCGATTACTGCTGTTGCAAAAGATGGTGTTCAACTTCTTTGCCGCGCAAGAGTGACTGTTCGAACCAACATTAAACAGCTTGTTGGAGGGGCTACTGAA
The window above is part of the Candidatus Neptunochlamydia sp. REUL1 genome. Proteins encoded here:
- a CDS encoding aminotransferase class III-fold pyridoxal phosphate-dependent enzyme, which encodes MRDPFYSRFVAAVVLEPVAANMGVVSPSAEFLQVLREETKRVGAVLIFDEVITGFRVAFGGAQELYGIQPDMVCFGKIIGGGFPAAAFGGNREIMNRLAPVGKVYQAGTLSGNPVAMEAGLKALEIASVDGFYEEIERKTKVIAEPVENALKAKGMAACIQAVVGMFTLFLGTKEVRCFEDLKGLDKEGFNRYFRFMWDRGIYISPSPYEACFISSAHTEAHLEKTRDAILEFIGTC
- the floA gene encoding flotillin-like protein FloA (flotillin-like protein involved in membrane lipid rafts), whose protein sequence is MEGSTLGIYALIILLGIIGLIFIVILGKYIKLWFQAYVSGTPISIFNIIGMSLRKIPPQIIVNARINSYKAGLKGISTSDLETHFLAGGRVLEVVRAMIAADKANIPLDWRQATAIDLAGRDILEAVRTSVNPKVIDCPSPDINLSITAVAKDGVQLLCRARVTVRTNIKQLVGGATEETIIARVGEGIVNSIGASQTHADVLEAPQMITQLVLDKGLDAQTAFEILSIDIADISVGENIGAKLKIDRAESDKQVAQAKAEERRAMAVAAEQENRAKVVLAEAEIPRAMALAFQSGNLGIMDYYKMKNVQSDTKMRDALSEYDDEDKDGRKK
- a CDS encoding NfeD family protein; this encodes MIVAIGVGLLGLVLIYLEFFVPGGVLGALGGIAFVISTVLFVWEAGKLWSSVLFIAVMIFLLILTIRLALWKIKQKPEMFAQDEQSGYVASSFDKALVGKEGEALTNLKPSGHVMIEGNRHQAVSESSYIKKGESVKIIGGEGARLICRRL
- a CDS encoding NfeD family protein codes for the protein MLKKITILLLLFVAPAFGKDNYLYMRGYLGSELINAVTETFEEGRAAERIIIQVDSSSGDLREVFSLAQKIYDLKLREDKYVIVYIQGKAVGPAAIFPFIADKVITTPLVAWGDIPYSTRNEMTPKQVSVALKPLINQDRTVASTLEMLVDAMVDPHYQLVYEGNTGKVEKDKTPHFDPLILNLKGMQSLGLVSQVLTEDAFASRYLSEKHQGTYRAAQESKEALNHDFRKYIKYSETGENYVGYIHIGNERSIDQSTYIYMKFALKDFVEQGVSFVVLDLNTPGGEVLSALKIVDLLQKLDVQHKIPVVAFVNDWAVSAGAMLAYACRFIAVEPNSIMGAAEPVVLGQKGEMVTASEKVNSALRAQFGTLASFYGRNPLIAEAMVDKDIVLVLRDHKIVRLNTIDEVRNTGAHPDMLISGKGKLLTLNGQQMLDLGVADFMVPITPIGMITDKEWGKGVWPASKNLVFQEPFFAQIPHAVMIDYHDWRVGFFTVLTHPVIASLLFIGLVIGLYIEINTPGFGVPGSIALGCLALILLSSFASHAINWIEIIILAVGITLLALELFVIPGFGITGILGIILTIIGLFALMLPGLDKLNFLEPETFRLVGETFVERLVWLFGGLVFAIIVIVLMACFFSDRYFRFSKLILKGEQEGYASGIPKEIMPEVGALGETVTSLRPSGKVHIGDNMFDAMSQGDFVEKNTPVEVLKTEGSKVIVKAIKEHKDFS